One window from the genome of Echinicola vietnamensis DSM 17526 encodes:
- a CDS encoding translocation/assembly module TamB domain-containing protein: MEKKSKVTEFLQKAWGGASRILSVPYVFFNIFLKKTIKRILKVLLYLLILFLLVAGSLHIPFIQTIASQFLASQLSERTGFETTIQNVHVRWWDALSVQGLVVRDPQDSLMANLESVYVDFSPSTILDPNQPGIDEIQLKGGELRFLTHEGNRLPNISHFINELNGIFAPKKNKTRESTSQFSISRMSFEKVSLDIMDFRKDPIINGFDYTRLRFRNLVGGARNFLSKDGEISLDIRYLRGLEANSGVEIQQLLTHFSYSKTAMEFDDLFFKSNETVIKNYLKFSYDSVGSLSDFNRQVTIDASLDESVLDIKDLKYFTDKIPDFDDRIYLSGDVSGKVSDLHSDELLIRFGRRSALFGQFHIDGLPAIDSTFFQLSLVNSMVTSEDLSPYLDEQTRQEISKFKDIHFDSDFSGYLSRFRTTGEFRTAIGNVSGRLDYLLEEESPRYYGQLSAKNLDLGILLNDPQTYQKVTLRGNLRGSGTSLETILVNLDARISNIGINRYNYKGITTNATFGKDLFKGQLAINDPNLKMKVDGTLDLRNAIDSARLNMKVDTAFLHQLNLTKEAYFVSGGVELDTKGTDLDKVEGIARFKDLLISHQGRNFTIDNFFFQSVFADETRMISLNSDLLVANISGNFHAKEVANDIQHLLRDYSDILTNSELDKTNGNKDDLNEYNIDINMSLHDINPILQLFEPSLYISKNTTVEGAFYQTAENTIFNFYAGIDTIQYDSKLFLENDLDFNTAKIKNSREVLAACYINSKEQQLAPGVVFNNLSMEAIWDESAIDFNVGIDQLNTNSYAQIKSKIELSKDQTSIVFAPSDIKILDNYWEFDPENSIIISPDRIDVDNLKLANNGQFLALNGRINENPEEILSFEIHDVNLDFINTFAIRKYSGTANGIFAFNNFLQRTGAYGSLVLDSLSVNNFLIGNMEAATYFENDKINLSLTNTREAKKNIEVTGFISTENDQLSLKGNFSETKLDVLEPFLSDYLTEFGGTVSGDIDVSGTVDQPIVQGIGTLTGGTVRVNYLNTHYTVDGNILFTPNEISFKGLNIADPQGNTARMSGGIAHDGFSDFILDISSNLTNFQVLNTSLEDNSLFYGTAFASGTLDIFGAAQNLDITAKATTQPKTEIYIPLGSTENQAQEEFINIINVRDTTREISIEEAVEKLEIKNVRMNFVLDVTPDAYTEIQIDPRTGENIQGRGRGNLSLNIDTQGNFNMTGNYEIVDAKYNFSLYNIINRQFNIQPGGRISWFGDPYEGIMDITATYKENVSLTSLQNSQTSSEFEDAQLYRRYPVQVIMDLDGPLMSPEINFDFDFSEFPDGEAQTTISAFKNRIANDEQEKNRQVFSLIMLRRFSPEGQFNSAGIGFSNLSQLVSSQLNALISQVDQNLEINIDLASLDETALETFQLSVAYTFLDGRLRVSRDGSFTDPQGNADLGSIAGDWQAEYLITDDGRYRIRVYNRNNFNTFTSLQLAERVNTYGVSLSQTLLFSSFKKLFQNLGKKKKKEHLLINDSDDYLRDNYQEGNNLPDPGTPGTPTDSLKINIIETKPEEQNLDETSNN, from the coding sequence TTTCTTTAATATATTCCTGAAGAAAACCATCAAAAGGATCTTAAAAGTTCTCCTTTACCTGCTGATCCTGTTTTTGCTCGTTGCCGGTTCCTTGCACATTCCTTTTATCCAAACCATCGCTTCCCAGTTTCTGGCAAGTCAGCTTAGTGAGCGAACAGGCTTCGAAACCACCATCCAAAATGTCCATGTCCGTTGGTGGGATGCCCTGAGCGTACAAGGATTGGTGGTCAGAGACCCACAGGATAGTCTTATGGCCAACTTGGAAAGTGTTTATGTGGATTTTTCACCTTCTACTATTCTGGATCCAAACCAACCCGGCATCGACGAAATCCAGCTAAAAGGAGGTGAGCTCCGCTTTCTGACCCATGAGGGCAATCGGCTCCCCAATATTTCCCATTTCATCAATGAGCTAAATGGCATTTTTGCCCCGAAGAAGAACAAAACAAGGGAAAGCACCAGCCAGTTTTCCATCAGTAGGATGTCTTTCGAAAAAGTATCCTTGGACATCATGGATTTCAGAAAGGATCCTATCATTAACGGCTTTGATTACACGCGTCTTCGTTTCCGAAACCTGGTAGGAGGCGCCAGGAACTTCCTATCAAAGGACGGCGAAATTTCGCTGGACATACGCTACCTAAGAGGATTGGAAGCCAACTCCGGGGTAGAAATACAGCAGCTTCTGACCCATTTTTCCTACTCCAAAACGGCCATGGAGTTTGATGATCTCTTTTTTAAATCCAATGAGACGGTCATCAAGAATTACCTCAAATTCAGCTATGACAGCGTGGGTTCCTTAAGTGACTTTAACCGCCAAGTAACCATCGATGCCAGTTTAGACGAATCGGTACTGGACATCAAAGACCTTAAATATTTTACAGATAAGATCCCTGATTTTGACGACAGGATTTACCTGAGTGGTGATGTTTCCGGAAAAGTCAGCGACTTGCACTCTGATGAGCTCCTGATCAGGTTTGGAAGAAGAAGTGCCCTGTTTGGCCAGTTTCATATTGACGGGCTTCCTGCCATTGACAGTACGTTCTTCCAGCTTTCCCTGGTAAATTCCATGGTCACCAGCGAGGACCTCTCGCCTTACCTGGACGAGCAAACGCGGCAAGAAATTTCCAAGTTTAAAGACATCCATTTCGATTCAGATTTTTCCGGTTACCTTTCGCGATTCAGGACCACCGGTGAATTCCGCACCGCCATAGGCAATGTTTCCGGTAGGTTGGATTACCTGCTCGAAGAAGAAAGTCCCAGATATTATGGGCAGTTATCTGCCAAAAACCTAGACCTCGGCATTCTGCTGAATGATCCCCAAACCTATCAAAAAGTAACCTTGCGGGGCAATCTAAGGGGAAGCGGTACCAGCCTAGAAACCATCCTGGTAAACCTGGATGCACGCATCAGTAATATTGGAATCAATCGGTACAATTACAAAGGCATTACCACCAATGCTACTTTTGGCAAGGACCTGTTTAAGGGCCAATTGGCCATCAATGATCCCAATTTAAAAATGAAGGTCGACGGAACCTTGGACCTGCGAAATGCCATAGACTCCGCAAGGCTGAACATGAAAGTGGACACCGCCTTTCTTCACCAGCTAAACCTTACTAAAGAAGCCTATTTCGTCAGTGGTGGAGTGGAACTGGACACCAAAGGCACCGACTTGGACAAAGTGGAAGGCATCGCTCGGTTCAAAGACCTATTGATCAGCCATCAAGGCAGGAATTTCACCATAGACAATTTCTTCTTCCAATCGGTTTTTGCGGATGAAACCCGAATGATCTCCCTTAACTCAGACCTTCTGGTCGCCAATATATCGGGAAATTTCCACGCCAAAGAAGTGGCCAATGACATCCAGCATTTGCTACGGGACTACTCCGATATTCTGACCAATTCCGAGTTGGATAAAACCAATGGCAACAAGGATGATCTCAATGAATATAACATTGACATCAACATGAGCTTGCACGATATCAATCCCATTCTGCAGCTCTTCGAACCGTCCCTTTACATCTCCAAAAACACTACCGTGGAAGGTGCTTTTTACCAAACGGCAGAAAACACCATCTTTAATTTCTATGCTGGAATCGATACCATTCAGTATGATTCGAAACTGTTTCTGGAAAACGACTTGGACTTCAATACCGCTAAGATCAAAAACTCCCGGGAAGTATTGGCCGCCTGCTATATCAACTCCAAAGAGCAGCAATTGGCCCCAGGTGTGGTGTTTAATAACCTCAGCATGGAAGCCATTTGGGATGAGTCAGCCATCGACTTCAATGTGGGGATTGACCAGTTAAACACCAACAGCTATGCCCAGATCAAAAGTAAAATCGAACTTTCAAAGGATCAAACCTCCATTGTTTTTGCTCCTTCGGACATCAAGATTCTGGACAATTACTGGGAATTTGACCCTGAAAATTCCATTATCATTTCCCCGGACAGAATTGATGTAGACAACCTCAAGCTGGCTAACAACGGTCAATTCCTCGCTTTAAATGGACGAATAAACGAAAATCCGGAAGAAATCCTGAGTTTTGAGATCCACGACGTCAACCTTGACTTTATCAATACCTTTGCGATCAGGAAATATAGTGGCACGGCGAATGGGATATTTGCCTTTAACAATTTCTTACAGCGGACAGGAGCCTATGGAAGCCTAGTACTGGACAGTCTGTCGGTCAATAATTTCCTGATCGGAAACATGGAGGCGGCTACCTACTTCGAAAATGACAAAATCAACCTCAGCCTGACCAACACAAGAGAAGCAAAAAAAAATATAGAGGTCACCGGTTTTATTAGTACCGAAAATGATCAATTATCCCTGAAAGGAAATTTTAGCGAGACGAAGCTTGATGTTTTGGAGCCGTTTTTGTCGGATTATCTGACAGAATTTGGCGGCACGGTGTCTGGGGACATTGATGTCTCTGGAACAGTAGATCAACCAATCGTACAAGGAATCGGCACCCTCACTGGCGGAACGGTTCGTGTCAACTACCTGAACACTCACTACACTGTGGATGGCAACATCCTTTTCACACCCAATGAAATCAGCTTCAAAGGGCTTAACATTGCTGACCCCCAAGGAAATACTGCTCGAATGTCCGGAGGCATTGCCCATGATGGCTTTAGTGACTTTATCTTGGACATTTCTTCTAACCTCACCAACTTCCAAGTACTAAACACCTCCTTGGAAGACAACAGTCTTTTCTATGGGACGGCCTTTGCCAGTGGCACCTTGGACATTTTTGGTGCAGCCCAAAACCTGGACATCACCGCCAAGGCTACCACCCAGCCAAAAACAGAAATTTACATCCCATTGGGATCCACCGAAAACCAAGCACAAGAAGAGTTTATAAACATCATCAACGTCCGCGACACCACTCGTGAGATCAGTATTGAAGAAGCGGTCGAAAAACTGGAAATCAAAAATGTCCGAATGAATTTTGTACTTGACGTCACTCCTGACGCCTATACTGAAATCCAAATTGACCCTAGAACAGGTGAAAACATCCAGGGCAGGGGACGAGGAAACCTTAGCCTGAACATCGATACACAGGGAAATTTTAACATGACGGGAAACTATGAAATCGTCGATGCCAAGTACAATTTCTCGCTCTACAACATTATCAACAGGCAATTCAACATCCAACCGGGGGGAAGGATCTCTTGGTTTGGAGATCCTTATGAGGGCATCATGGACATCACCGCCACTTACAAGGAAAATGTTTCCCTCACCAGTCTCCAGAACAGCCAAACTTCTTCGGAATTTGAGGACGCCCAGCTGTACAGAAGGTACCCTGTACAGGTCATCATGGACTTGGACGGGCCATTGATGTCTCCAGAAATCAACTTTGACTTTGACTTCTCTGAATTCCCGGACGGAGAAGCCCAAACTACCATTTCAGCATTTAAAAACCGTATCGCCAATGATGAGCAAGAAAAAAACCGTCAGGTATTTTCCCTTATCATGCTCAGACGCTTTTCGCCTGAAGGCCAATTTAACAGTGCCGGAATCGGCTTCTCAAACCTCAGCCAGCTGGTCTCTTCCCAGTTAAATGCACTGATCTCCCAAGTGGACCAAAACCTGGAAATCAACATTGACCTCGCCTCGCTGGATGAAACGGCCCTGGAGACCTTCCAGCTAAGTGTGGCCTATACCTTTTTGGATGGCAGGCTGCGGGTCAGCAGAGACGGCAGCTTTACCGACCCCCAAGGAAATGCCGACCTGGGAAGTATCGCCGGGGACTGGCAGGCCGAATACCTCATTACCGATGATGGCCGCTATCGCATTCGTGTCTATAACAGAAACAATTTTAACACTTTCACTTCGCTCCAGCTTGCCGAACGGGTAAACACCTATGGCGTATCCTTGTCCCAAACACTTCTCTTCAGTTCATTCAAGAAGCTTTTTCAGAATTTAGGGAAAAAGAAGAAAAAAGAGCACCTGCTCATCAACGATTCCGATGATTACCTCAGGGACAACTATCAAGAAGGGAATAACCTCCCCGATCCTGGCACGCCAGGCACTCCTACAGACTCCTTGAAAATCAACATCATCGAAACCAAGCCAGAAGAACAAAACCTGGATGAAACATCAAACAATTAA